The sequence below is a genomic window from Flavobacterium sediminilitoris.
ATAACTGAAACACTTGGTGAAGTATTAGAAAAACATCATAAAAAGCAAATTAGAATTGCAGAAACAGAAAAATATCCGCATGTAACTTTCTTTTTCTCTGGAGGAAGAGAAGAGCCATTCGTTGGAGAATCTCGTATTTTAAAAAACTCACCAAAAGTTGCTACTTATGATTTGCAACCCGAAATGAGTGCTTACGAACTTAAAGATGCATTAATCCCTGAGCTTAAAAAAGGTGAGGTTGATTTTGTATGTTTAAATTTTGCTAATGGAGATATGGTTGGACATACTGGAGTAATGGAAGCTGCAATAAAAGCTTGTGAAGCAGTTGATATTTGCGTAAAAGAAGTTGTTGAAACTGCTTTAGAAAATGGGTACACAACTCTTTTAATTGCCGATCATGGAAATTGCGAAACAATGATTAACCCTGATGGAAGTCCGAATACAGCTCACACAACGAATCCTGTCCCTTTAATATTAATTGATAATGATCTAAAAAATATAAACAATGGTGTTTTGGGAGACATTGCTCCTACTATTTTAGATTTAATAGGAATTGAACAACCAAAATCCATGACATGTAAATCTTTACTATAAATATGAAAAAAAGACTTCTTTTTACATTAATAACTGTTCTGTTTTTAAGTAGTTTTATTCTATTCGAAAAATATAATCAAAACAACTTATTTATAACATATGAAGCGGATTTGAATGAAAAAGAAGTGAAATTATACTGGAAAAACGAAAACGATATTAACTATAAGAGTTTACAAGCTTTAAAAGATTGGCTACACAATAAAGATGAAGAATTAATATTTGCCACTAATGCTGGTATGTATAAAAAAGATAATTCTCCACAAGGATTATTTATTGAAAATTTCGAAACAAAAGCCCAAATTGACACATTAAAAGGTAATGGTAATTTTTATTTAAAACCAAATGGGATTTTTTATATCACTAATAAAAATGAAGCTAAAATCCATACTACTGAAAATTTTGAAATCAATAAGAACATCAAATATGCGACACAATCAGGACCAATGTTATTGATTAATGACAATATCCATCCTGCATTTAAAAAAGGATCTAAAAATTTAAACATTAGAAATGGTGTTGGTGTTCTAAAAAACGGGAAAGTAGTTTTTGTAATGTCAAAAAATGAAATTAATTTCTATGATTTTGCAAATTATTTTAAAAAGCTTGGTTGTGAAAATGCACTTTACCTTGATGGATTTGTATCACGTACTTATCTTCCTGAAAAAAAATGGATTCAAACCGATGGTAATTTTGGGGTAATTATTGGAATAACAAATAAATAACAATATGAAAACAGTAATAATAACAGTATTATCTCTTATAACGAATTGCTCACTTTACACAAAAGGAACAGATGGAAAACCTGAAGAAAATAGGGGAAAGATAATTATAGAGTCAAAAGAAATTACTGATGGTATTTTAATAGGTAAAACTAAAATTACCAACTTACAACAAGAACCTTTCAACGAATGGTATTCAATAAGTTACAACGAATATAAACCTAATGAAGAGATTATAAAAGAGATTAAAAAATACATTTCAGATTATTCTATTACTGTTTTTATGGGAACATGGTGTGAAGATAGCCAGAATCAGGTACCTAAATTTTTTAAAATTTTAAACCAATTAGATTTTCCTCTAAGAAAAGTAAATCTAATAACAATGACTAGAGACAAAACAACTCCTGAGATTTTTGAAGAAGGATTAAATATTACTAATGTACCAACCTTTATTTTTTATAAAAAGGACTTTGAAATTAATAGAATTGTTGAATCGCCTGTTGAAAGTTTAGAAGAAGATATTTTTAAGATTGTTTCAAACAAACCTTATAAACATATATATGCTAAATAAAATATAATCCCGAACTATTCGGGATTTTTTTATGCACAATTATTAATTAAAAGTTAAACTTTCAATAATTGATAGTATTACTATTATATTTGCGTTCGTAAATTCCAATCCTATGAAAAACCTATTAGCTAATCTAAATATAACAGTTAATAAAAAACTGTATGTAAAAGCTCCTGAGACTTCAGATTTAGGAAAAAAAATCATTCAACATAGCATAATCTTAATTCATGAAATAGGTTTTGAAGCTTTTACTTTTAAAAAATTAGGTGAAAGAATAAACTCAAATGAGAGTTCCATTTATAGATATTTTGAGAATAAACATAAATTATTACTATATTTATGTTCTTGGTATTGGTCTTGGATAGAATACAAACTCGTTTTTTCTACTACAAATATTTCGAATCCTTTAGACAAACTTATTAAAGCCATAACAGTAGTTACAGAAGAAATAAAAAATGATTTATCAACAGAGTATATAAACAAAGGCACTCTAAGTCAAATTGTTATTAGTGAGTTTACGAAAACATTTCTAACAAAAGAAGTAGATGAAGAGAATAAAGAAGGCTTTTTTATTGTGTATAAAAGTGTAATTAATAGATTAACAACTATAATTGAAGAAGTGAATCCAAATTATATGTTTTCCAAAACACTTGCTTCATCTATTATAGAAGGTTCGTTACACCAACATTATTTAAAAGATCATTTTAAAACTATCACAAATTTATCTGACTCAAATTGTTTGTCGGATTTCTATATCGATTTAATAAAAAAAGTACTTGTATGACACCATTAGAAAGATTTAAAAACTTAATTATAAT
It includes:
- a CDS encoding phosphodiester glycosidase family protein yields the protein MKKRLLFTLITVLFLSSFILFEKYNQNNLFITYEADLNEKEVKLYWKNENDINYKSLQALKDWLHNKDEELIFATNAGMYKKDNSPQGLFIENFETKAQIDTLKGNGNFYLKPNGIFYITNKNEAKIHTTENFEINKNIKYATQSGPMLLINDNIHPAFKKGSKNLNIRNGVGVLKNGKVVFVMSKNEINFYDFANYFKKLGCENALYLDGFVSRTYLPEKKWIQTDGNFGVIIGITNK
- a CDS encoding thioredoxin family protein yields the protein MKTVIITVLSLITNCSLYTKGTDGKPEENRGKIIIESKEITDGILIGKTKITNLQQEPFNEWYSISYNEYKPNEEIIKEIKKYISDYSITVFMGTWCEDSQNQVPKFFKILNQLDFPLRKVNLITMTRDKTTPEIFEEGLNITNVPTFIFYKKDFEINRIVESPVESLEEDIFKIVSNKPYKHIYAK
- a CDS encoding TetR/AcrR family transcriptional regulator, whose protein sequence is MKNLLANLNITVNKKLYVKAPETSDLGKKIIQHSIILIHEIGFEAFTFKKLGERINSNESSIYRYFENKHKLLLYLCSWYWSWIEYKLVFSTTNISNPLDKLIKAITVVTEEIKNDLSTEYINKGTLSQIVISEFTKTFLTKEVDEENKEGFFIVYKSVINRLTTIIEEVNPNYMFSKTLASSIIEGSLHQHYLKDHFKTITNLSDSNCLSDFYIDLIKKVLV